A single region of the Brassica rapa cultivar Chiifu-401-42 chromosome A03, CAAS_Brap_v3.01, whole genome shotgun sequence genome encodes:
- the LOC103860659 gene encoding nodulation protein H, with the protein MAEFICLFAKDSASIVIKQPKKSPLFLRMIVLVFAMVCGLFICSVCLKQFSLQTSQLVPSPVVSHSLHVLTRIHYPMPQTFNRAECGHNPVRFFAILSMQRSGSGWFETLLNSHDNVSSNGEIFSVLERRKNVSSIVETLDRVYNLDWFTSASKNECSAAIGFKWMLNQGLLANHVEIVDYFNRRGVSAIFLFRRNPLRRMVSLLANSYDRYAKLLNGTHKSHVHSPEEADALSRYKPVINSTSLIHDLQETESLAAKALEYFNTTRHMVVFYEDLITNRTRLKEVQEFLSIPVKDLSSRQVKIHRGDLSDHIKNWEDINKTLNGTEYEKFLRADY; encoded by the exons GACAGTGCATCGATTGTAATAAAGCAACCAAAGAAGTCGCCTTTGTTCTTAAGAATGATAGTCTTAGTGTTTGCAATGGTCTGTGGTCTCTTCATTTGCTCTGTTTGCTTAAAACAGTTTAGTCTCCAAACCTCCCAACTCGTTCCAAGTCCTGTTGTTTCTCACTCATTACACGTTCTCACTCGGATTCATTACCCAATGCCACAGACTTTTAATCG AGCTGAATGTGGGCACAACCCCGTGAGGTTCTTTGCGATACTCTCGATGCAGAGATCAGGAAGCGGTTGGTTCGAAACGTTGTTGAACAGTCACGACAACGTGAGCTCCAACGGAGAGATCTTCTCTGTTCTGGAACGAAGAAAGAACGTTTCTTCCATCGTCGAGACTCTCGATAGAGTTTATAATCTTGATTGGTTCACGAGCGCTTCGAAGAACGAATGCTCTGCCGCGATTGGGTTCAAATGGATGCTTAACCAAGGCTTGTTAGCTAACCATGTGGAGATTGTGGATTACTTTAACCGGAGAGGCGTCTCGGCTATATTCTTGTTCAGAAGGAATCCTCTGAGGAGAATGGTTTCTCTGTTGGCAAACTCTTATGACCGTTACGCTAAGCTGTTGAATGGAACTCACAAGTCTCATGTTCATTCTCCTGAAGag GCAGATGCACTTTCTAGGTACAAGCCTGTGATTAACTCGACGTCGTTGATCCATGATTTACAAGAAACAGAGAGTTTAGCTGCAAAGGCTTTGGAGTATTTCAATACCACTCGTCATATGGTTGTTTTCTATGAAGATTTGATAACAAATCGAACG AGGTTGAAGGAAGTTCAGGAGTTTTTGAGCATTCCTGTGAAGGATTTGTCAAGCAGACAGGTGAAAATACACAGAGGAGATTTGTCGGATCATATCAAGAATTGGGAAGATATAAACAAGACATTGAATGGGACTGAGTACGAGAAGTTTCTACGGGCAGATTACTAG